From a region of the Microterricola gilva genome:
- a CDS encoding molybdenum cofactor biosynthesis F family protein translates to MTDNDVTLNPAFNPADTSTWLPLDGLAPGFDANKAPHSLDLVGREFTVVDGRGTRIRHVFAETTVAWEYTPGVGDETAPASETDDYEAFLVDDGLYFVQFHHAYLPNEAVSLVLDLRAGRALAVISIIGEAGPGTTAVQQVFVPGLIEEIETSGEEAAPTTSLIGRRVQWVYSEEHAYEHVYLSPRWYSWQCLAGPERGLADTDENSVWQVRPGIYIFAWREKVIPCASVTIADHRDARNIRSHGVLFGLDESGEVPTHFTFGAYGRLISTTVHPEQYDPATFGPAA, encoded by the coding sequence ATGACCGACAACGACGTCACCCTGAACCCCGCTTTCAATCCCGCAGACACCTCGACCTGGTTGCCGCTGGACGGACTCGCCCCGGGGTTCGACGCGAACAAGGCGCCGCACTCGCTGGACCTCGTGGGCCGTGAGTTCACGGTCGTCGACGGCAGGGGCACCCGCATCAGGCATGTCTTCGCCGAGACCACCGTGGCGTGGGAGTACACGCCGGGGGTCGGTGACGAGACGGCACCGGCATCCGAGACCGATGACTACGAGGCGTTCCTCGTCGACGACGGCCTGTACTTCGTGCAGTTCCACCACGCCTACCTGCCGAACGAGGCGGTGTCGCTCGTGCTCGATCTGCGCGCGGGGCGCGCGCTCGCCGTGATCAGCATCATCGGAGAGGCCGGCCCGGGAACGACGGCCGTGCAGCAGGTCTTCGTGCCCGGCCTGATCGAGGAGATCGAGACCAGCGGGGAGGAGGCCGCGCCGACGACCTCGCTGATCGGCCGCCGCGTGCAGTGGGTGTACAGCGAGGAGCACGCCTACGAGCACGTCTACCTCTCACCGCGCTGGTACAGCTGGCAGTGTCTGGCGGGCCCGGAGCGCGGCCTCGCTGACACCGACGAGAACTCGGTGTGGCAGGTGCGTCCCGGCATCTACATCTTCGCCTGGCGTGAAAAGGTGATCCCCTGCGCCTCGGTCACGATCGCCGACCACCGCGATGCGCGCAACATCCGTTCCCACGGCGTCTTGTTCGGACTGGACGAGAGCGGCGAGGTGCCGACGCACTTCACCTTCGGCGCCTACGGCCGGCTCATCTCGACCACCGTGCACCCGGAACAGTACGACCCGGCCACCTTCGGCCCGGCCGCCTGA
- a CDS encoding amidohydrolase, whose product MSTADLIVLGAQVYTADAATPWASAFAVANGRLLAVGSDTDALAHLGRDTVVRRMDGVFVMPGLVDVHNHHAIAGKTDLYELSFSATASIEQVLDAVRVYAETLPADGWVLGGSWGSGLMEALATDSARARLDEASGGRPVMLSDDSHHNRWVNSRALELAGITTDSDPGVGGVIMLDPTSGAASGVLLEAAGMPVEAALARTHVLSAEQHRRCSQRGIEILASYGVTAFQDAAASLPILQSLKSLDDSGELNAWVVSSLTVNDQIFGYDPVGEELVARGEEFRSRHHRPDFIKIFLDGVPPARTGAFLEPFLPDDEHGAHFCGTTTMPPEELLGWLRSTAKRGLSAKIHCTGDASARLVLDTVEQLRAEGFTDTRYQIAHGQFVAESDLARFAELGVAADISPFIWFPGVIPDAIATVLPPERASQMQPNRSLIDTGALVAGGSDWPVSESPNAWEGIQGLVTRADPHGVFPGTLWAEQAITLEEAIAAFTINAATAMGLGAETGSLVVGKSADFLVLDRNPFESPIDTLIDAHPLETWFAGRPVFTRSER is encoded by the coding sequence ATGAGCACCGCTGATCTCATCGTCCTCGGCGCGCAGGTCTACACCGCGGATGCCGCAACGCCCTGGGCGAGCGCGTTCGCCGTGGCCAATGGGCGGCTGCTCGCCGTCGGCAGTGACACCGACGCGCTCGCCCACCTCGGCCGGGACACGGTCGTGCGCAGGATGGACGGTGTCTTCGTGATGCCCGGCCTCGTCGATGTGCACAACCACCACGCCATCGCAGGCAAGACCGACCTCTACGAGCTCTCTTTCTCGGCGACCGCCTCGATCGAGCAGGTGCTCGACGCGGTCCGCGTGTACGCGGAGACCCTGCCGGCCGATGGCTGGGTACTCGGCGGAAGCTGGGGCTCCGGCCTGATGGAGGCGCTGGCCACGGATTCCGCGCGCGCACGCCTCGACGAGGCATCCGGCGGTCGCCCCGTGATGTTGAGCGATGACAGCCACCACAACCGCTGGGTCAACTCGCGTGCGCTCGAGCTGGCCGGCATCACCACCGACAGCGACCCCGGAGTCGGCGGCGTGATCATGCTGGACCCCACGAGCGGCGCGGCGAGCGGTGTGCTGCTCGAGGCGGCCGGAATGCCGGTCGAGGCGGCCCTCGCGCGCACGCACGTGCTCAGCGCGGAGCAGCACCGCCGGTGCTCGCAGCGCGGCATCGAGATCCTCGCGAGCTACGGGGTGACGGCGTTCCAGGACGCGGCGGCCTCGCTGCCGATCCTGCAGTCGCTCAAGTCGCTCGATGACTCCGGAGAGCTGAACGCCTGGGTGGTCAGCTCGCTCACCGTCAACGACCAGATCTTCGGCTACGACCCCGTCGGCGAGGAACTCGTCGCCCGTGGGGAGGAGTTCCGGAGCAGGCACCACCGCCCCGACTTCATCAAGATCTTCCTCGACGGAGTTCCGCCGGCCCGCACCGGCGCGTTCCTCGAGCCCTTCCTGCCGGATGACGAGCACGGTGCCCACTTCTGCGGCACCACGACGATGCCACCGGAAGAGCTGCTCGGCTGGTTGCGCAGCACCGCCAAGCGGGGACTCTCCGCCAAGATCCATTGCACGGGCGACGCATCCGCCCGGCTCGTGCTCGACACGGTCGAGCAGCTGCGCGCCGAGGGGTTCACCGACACCCGATACCAGATCGCGCACGGTCAGTTCGTGGCCGAGAGCGACCTCGCCCGCTTCGCCGAGCTCGGCGTCGCCGCCGACATCTCGCCATTCATCTGGTTCCCCGGCGTGATTCCGGATGCCATCGCCACTGTGCTCCCGCCAGAGCGTGCGTCGCAGATGCAGCCGAACCGCAGCCTGATCGACACCGGCGCGCTCGTCGCTGGCGGCTCCGACTGGCCGGTGAGTGAATCGCCGAACGCCTGGGAGGGCATCCAAGGTCTGGTCACCCGCGCCGACCCGCACGGCGTCTTCCCCGGCACGCTCTGGGCGGAGCAGGCCATCACGCTCGAGGAGGCCATCGCGGCGTTCACGATCAACGCGGCCACCGCGATGGGGCTTGGCGCCGAGACCGGCTCGCTCGTGGTCGGCAAGTCGGCCGACTTCCTCGTGCTCGACCGCAACCCATTCGAGTCGCCGATCGACACACTGATCGACGCGCATCCGCTCGAGACGTGGTTCGCCGGGCGCCCCGTCTTCACCCGGTCGGAGCGCTGA
- a CDS encoding TetR/AcrR family transcriptional regulator, protein MPKVIDHDERRRDIIAVTRSLIIQGGIEAATMREIAAEAGFANGALKHYFPGKDDIIQGTYELSLAQMSEGVSEGIGDSRGIAALRGMSLAALPLDAERITAGRVLLSFWERAASNEHLHEIYAQHLATWRQALAQFIAEGREDGDILSETPDEQLIDELVALNVGANLLSLMDPEHSTPELQKAHLDAFLERLTRP, encoded by the coding sequence ATGCCCAAGGTGATCGATCACGACGAACGGCGCCGCGACATCATCGCGGTGACGCGCAGTCTCATCATTCAGGGCGGCATCGAGGCGGCGACCATGCGCGAGATCGCCGCGGAGGCCGGCTTCGCCAATGGGGCACTCAAGCATTACTTCCCCGGCAAGGACGACATCATCCAGGGCACCTACGAGCTCTCGCTCGCCCAGATGAGTGAGGGCGTGAGCGAGGGCATCGGCGACAGCCGAGGCATCGCTGCGCTGCGCGGCATGAGCCTCGCGGCACTGCCGCTGGACGCCGAGCGCATCACCGCAGGGCGGGTTCTGCTCTCCTTCTGGGAGCGCGCCGCGTCCAACGAGCACTTGCACGAGATCTACGCCCAACACCTCGCCACCTGGCGGCAGGCGCTCGCCCAGTTCATCGCCGAGGGTCGTGAGGATGGCGACATCCTGAGCGAGACCCCCGATGAGCAGCTGATCGACGAGCTCGTCGCGCTGAACGTCGGCGCCAATCTGCTCAGCCTGATGGACCCGGAACACAGCACGCCGGAACTGCAGAAGGCTCACCTCGATGCCTTCCTGGAGCGGCTGACCCGACCGTAG
- a CDS encoding phosphotriesterase family protein, translating to MNTAIPIPNIAGQVLSVTGPVAPETLGQVLMHEHIFIDIRRPLHNPRPGRGTPESMEPLGLANLAAVRRGRIIEHNDLLGDFDEMLAEVGEFRAQGGGTMVEVSNTGLGRDARSLARLSRASGLQIVMGAGWYEKNFHPADMDEKTVEQMTGEIVRDIAVGVDGTAVRSGIIGEVGVEGNPLTPNELKSVRASGRASRITGAPIAFHQGGFGEEKFRVLDILEEEGVDLSHVVMGHAGTLGDDLPFARRLLARGVLVEFDFLGTPGSPWGTLWPFTDRAVARGVAALVDDGHADRIVLGGDVCQRVQLKRYGGQGYGYISEHFLPALGRLGVGDDAIRAIMVDNPARALSFREPRAAL from the coding sequence GTGAACACCGCCATCCCGATCCCGAACATCGCCGGCCAGGTGCTCTCCGTCACCGGCCCGGTGGCCCCGGAGACGCTCGGCCAGGTGCTCATGCACGAACACATCTTCATCGACATCCGGCGCCCGCTGCACAACCCGCGGCCGGGTCGGGGAACCCCGGAATCGATGGAGCCGCTCGGCCTGGCGAACCTCGCCGCGGTGCGGCGGGGCCGCATCATCGAGCACAACGACCTGCTCGGCGACTTCGACGAGATGCTCGCCGAGGTGGGGGAGTTCCGCGCCCAGGGCGGCGGCACCATGGTGGAGGTCTCCAACACCGGGCTCGGCCGCGACGCCCGCTCGCTGGCCCGGCTCTCTCGCGCCAGCGGCCTGCAGATCGTGATGGGCGCCGGCTGGTACGAGAAGAACTTCCACCCGGCCGACATGGACGAGAAGACCGTCGAGCAGATGACCGGGGAGATCGTGCGCGACATCGCCGTCGGCGTCGACGGCACCGCGGTGCGCTCCGGCATCATCGGCGAGGTCGGCGTCGAGGGCAACCCGCTCACGCCGAACGAGCTGAAGAGCGTGCGCGCCAGCGGGCGCGCCTCGCGCATCACGGGCGCCCCGATCGCTTTCCACCAGGGCGGTTTCGGCGAGGAGAAGTTCCGGGTGCTCGACATCCTCGAGGAGGAGGGCGTCGACCTCAGCCACGTCGTGATGGGGCACGCGGGCACGCTCGGCGACGACCTGCCCTTCGCGAGGCGGCTCCTCGCCCGCGGCGTCCTGGTCGAGTTCGACTTCCTCGGCACGCCGGGCAGCCCGTGGGGCACGCTCTGGCCGTTCACCGACCGCGCGGTGGCCCGGGGCGTTGCAGCGCTCGTCGACGACGGCCACGCCGACCGGATCGTGCTGGGCGGCGACGTCTGCCAGCGGGTGCAGCTGAAGCGCTACGGCGGCCAGGGCTACGGCTACATCTCCGAGCACTTCCTGCCCGCGCTCGGCAGGCTCGGGGTGGGCGATGACGCCATCCGCGCCATCATGGTCGACAATCCGGCCAGGGCGCTCAGCTTCCGGGAGCCTCGCGCCGCGCTCTGA
- a CDS encoding phosphotriesterase translates to MFVSTVSGPAAPESLGITLPSEHLIADFATPEDSEAGWRRVGRTRPTAAAEAAFHESAVRIEMLGALNLGAPNRDNLRLDHELLAIAEAGEFGRLGGGAIVDQTSTGLGRNPRALRRIADATGLAVVMGAGWHHPAWSPELADRSTESLAAEIAAELEAGVDGIRAGFIGRIGAIDPGVELERRLLLAVAAAARQTGAPVNIARSATIADTLAVLDILEAEGVGAAAIALGDGAALLARPEELDAVLARGVYVQFDQLGDIPTILTEVSDHDIAQGVLGLAARGLAGQLLISQGVRRKIDLNAFGGNGYGFILEQYLPYLRMFGADDGLLTLLTEANPQRWLSMRAPGAGS, encoded by the coding sequence ATGTTCGTCTCGACCGTCAGCGGGCCCGCCGCGCCGGAATCGCTCGGCATCACCCTGCCGAGCGAGCACCTCATCGCCGACTTCGCGACACCGGAGGACTCGGAGGCCGGCTGGCGCCGCGTCGGGCGCACGCGCCCGACGGCCGCCGCCGAGGCCGCGTTCCACGAGTCCGCGGTCCGCATCGAGATGCTGGGCGCACTCAACCTGGGCGCCCCGAACCGCGACAACCTGCGGCTGGACCACGAGCTCCTCGCCATCGCGGAGGCCGGCGAGTTCGGCCGGCTGGGCGGCGGGGCCATCGTCGACCAGACGAGCACCGGCCTCGGCCGGAACCCACGCGCCCTCCGCCGCATCGCCGACGCCACCGGCCTCGCCGTCGTGATGGGGGCGGGCTGGCACCACCCGGCGTGGAGCCCAGAGCTGGCCGACCGCTCGACGGAGAGCCTCGCCGCCGAGATCGCGGCGGAGCTCGAGGCGGGCGTCGACGGCATCCGTGCTGGCTTCATCGGGCGGATCGGTGCGATCGACCCCGGCGTCGAGCTCGAGCGGCGTCTGCTGCTCGCGGTCGCCGCCGCCGCCAGGCAGACCGGGGCGCCCGTGAACATCGCGCGCTCCGCGACCATCGCCGACACGCTCGCCGTGCTCGACATCCTCGAGGCGGAGGGCGTCGGCGCCGCCGCGATCGCCCTCGGCGACGGGGCGGCCCTCCTCGCCCGCCCGGAGGAGCTGGACGCCGTGCTGGCGCGCGGCGTCTACGTGCAGTTCGACCAGCTGGGAGACATCCCGACCATCCTCACCGAGGTGAGCGACCACGACATCGCGCAGGGCGTCCTCGGCCTCGCCGCCCGCGGCCTGGCCGGGCAGCTGCTCATCTCCCAGGGCGTGCGGCGCAAGATCGACCTCAACGCCTTCGGCGGCAACGGCTACGGCTTCATCCTGGAGCAGTACCTGCCCTACCTGCGCATGTTCGGGGCGGATGACGGCCTGCTCACCCTGCTCACCGAGGCCAACCCGCAGCGCTGGCTCAGCATGCGCGCACCGGGGGCGGGCTCGTGA
- a CDS encoding methyltransferase — MTATQPITAATPEAILDIAIGFMGAKQLFAASRVGLFNALADGTRSLDELTAATGVPAQQLRILADSMTAQGLLTRTDGRYALTPDAAAYLTADGAGIDLTPFLAFLNDISYKQWLRYDDTVDSGAAGTLELDESGWGDFMAGVMTYNELHAEQLAANFDFSRYRNALDFGGLSPAFAVNGMKANAELNTRFVFDPAFTDSVQHAVDAAGVSGRSTVEGGDTATAEPGGEHDLVLVNHVIHRFDDAQNRAIFANVRAAAAPGAHLVVLDFFLDDSPVQRKIDALHAGEYFNIDGTVVYPESTVAEWLGQSGWKPVETIALPGSPRILVAEAV, encoded by the coding sequence ATGACGGCAACGCAGCCGATCACCGCAGCAACCCCCGAGGCCATTCTCGACATCGCGATCGGCTTCATGGGCGCCAAACAGCTCTTCGCCGCCAGTCGGGTCGGCCTGTTCAACGCACTCGCCGATGGCACCCGTTCGCTCGACGAGCTGACCGCCGCCACCGGCGTGCCCGCGCAGCAGCTGCGCATCCTCGCCGACAGCATGACCGCGCAGGGTTTGCTCACACGTACCGACGGCCGCTATGCGCTGACCCCGGACGCCGCGGCCTACCTCACTGCCGATGGCGCCGGCATCGACCTCACCCCGTTCCTCGCCTTCCTCAACGACATCAGCTACAAGCAGTGGCTGCGCTACGACGACACCGTCGACTCCGGTGCGGCCGGAACGCTCGAGCTCGACGAGAGCGGCTGGGGCGACTTCATGGCCGGCGTCATGACCTACAACGAGCTGCACGCCGAGCAGCTCGCCGCCAACTTCGACTTCTCCCGCTACCGCAACGCGCTCGACTTCGGCGGGCTGAGCCCGGCGTTCGCCGTGAACGGCATGAAGGCCAACGCCGAGCTGAACACCCGTTTCGTGTTCGACCCCGCCTTCACCGACTCGGTGCAGCACGCCGTCGACGCCGCGGGGGTCTCCGGGCGCTCCACCGTCGAGGGTGGCGACACCGCCACCGCAGAGCCGGGTGGCGAGCACGACCTGGTGCTCGTGAACCACGTCATCCACCGCTTCGACGACGCGCAGAACCGCGCCATCTTCGCGAACGTCCGCGCGGCCGCCGCACCGGGCGCCCACCTCGTCGTGCTCGACTTCTTCCTCGACGACAGCCCGGTGCAGCGCAAGATCGACGCCCTGCACGCCGGCGAGTACTTCAACATCGACGGCACCGTGGTCTACCCCGAGTCGACCGTCGCCGAGTGGCTGGGTCAGTCCGGCTGGAAGCCCGTCGAGACGATCGCGCTGCCGGGAAGCCCGCGCATCCTGGTGGCCGAGGCGGTCTAA
- a CDS encoding alpha/beta fold hydrolase produces MALSVQTFSPASTGDAAGAPPVVFIHGFASSGTADWLGTGWHEAATAAGRTAVVVDLPGHGANAAAVAGCAGTGAVVRALSEAIDEAIATAGAEQADVVAYSLGARLAWELPAANPRVRRLVLGGLSPFDPFAQLDTAALRAAASGAAEPDSPLLGMMAQMVSAPGNDPDALITLIDGLAGEPFLPGPAASDATPSGAPHTPTLFVAGSDDMMTGGIEALVELVPDAALLHVPGDHHGALGSAEFRAAALDFLG; encoded by the coding sequence ATGGCCCTTTCCGTGCAGACCTTCTCCCCCGCGAGCACCGGCGACGCCGCCGGGGCACCGCCCGTGGTGTTCATCCACGGCTTCGCGTCTTCCGGCACGGCTGACTGGCTGGGCACCGGTTGGCACGAGGCCGCCACCGCCGCCGGGCGCACCGCCGTGGTCGTAGACCTGCCCGGCCACGGCGCCAATGCGGCGGCCGTCGCGGGGTGCGCGGGCACCGGCGCCGTGGTGCGCGCGCTCAGCGAGGCCATCGACGAGGCCATCGCCACGGCCGGCGCCGAGCAGGCGGATGTCGTGGCCTACTCGCTCGGCGCGCGCCTGGCCTGGGAGCTCCCGGCGGCCAACCCGCGCGTGCGCCGCCTGGTGCTCGGCGGCCTGAGCCCGTTCGACCCCTTCGCCCAGCTCGACACCGCCGCCCTCCGAGCCGCGGCGAGCGGCGCAGCCGAACCGGACTCCCCGCTCCTCGGCATGATGGCGCAGATGGTGTCGGCGCCAGGCAACGACCCCGACGCCCTGATCACCCTCATCGACGGTCTCGCTGGCGAGCCCTTCCTGCCCGGGCCGGCGGCGAGCGATGCGACGCCGTCGGGCGCCCCGCACACGCCCACGCTGTTCGTTGCCGGCAGCGACGACATGATGACCGGCGGCATCGAGGCCCTCGTCGAGCTGGTCCCGGATGCCGCGCTGCTGCACGTCCCCGGCGACCACCACGGCGCGCTCGGCTCGGCCGAGTTCCGGGCTGCGGCCCTCGACTTCCTCGGCTGA
- a CDS encoding aldo/keto reductase yields the protein MTFRGTVPTRRLGPAGPEVPVFALGSWNTWDRMEFDAAVALIRRAAEVGAAFFDVAHYNMGPHAENARTDLIFGEAVRAAGLSREDYLLCGKLWLWEYPATSFASQMETSLSRIGIEKADTVVVGDYMSPIDVRQIVTDVAAEIAAGRFDSWGVNNWQAADITLALDVAEAEGLTPPTFAQLKYGLARRTMAEGAHYGELFNSGRLALQASDVFEGGILAGKLAPERKIGADVGGIREQIIAVYPELTRIAAGLGATPTQLGIAFCLANPATANVLFGVSRMEQLEDNLGALELLERVGAGELLAATAGLWVDRAVNADGSW from the coding sequence ATGACTTTCAGAGGAACCGTTCCCACTCGCCGCCTCGGCCCCGCCGGCCCGGAGGTGCCCGTCTTCGCGCTGGGCTCGTGGAACACCTGGGACCGGATGGAATTCGACGCCGCCGTGGCTCTCATTCGGCGGGCGGCCGAGGTCGGGGCCGCGTTCTTCGACGTCGCCCACTACAACATGGGCCCGCACGCCGAGAACGCCCGCACCGACCTGATCTTCGGCGAGGCCGTGCGCGCCGCCGGGCTGTCCCGGGAGGACTACCTGCTCTGCGGCAAGCTCTGGCTCTGGGAGTATCCGGCGACGAGCTTCGCCAGCCAGATGGAGACCTCACTCTCCCGCATCGGCATCGAGAAGGCCGACACCGTCGTGGTCGGCGACTACATGAGTCCGATCGACGTGCGGCAGATCGTGACGGATGTCGCGGCCGAGATCGCTGCAGGCCGCTTCGACAGCTGGGGCGTCAACAACTGGCAGGCGGCCGACATCACCCTCGCGCTCGACGTCGCCGAGGCCGAGGGCCTCACGCCGCCCACCTTCGCCCAGCTGAAGTACGGCCTCGCCCGGCGCACCATGGCCGAGGGTGCGCACTACGGGGAGCTGTTCAACTCCGGCCGGCTCGCGCTGCAGGCCTCCGACGTGTTCGAGGGCGGCATCCTCGCGGGCAAGCTCGCCCCAGAGCGGAAGATCGGGGCGGATGTCGGCGGCATCCGCGAGCAGATCATCGCCGTCTACCCCGAGCTCACACGCATCGCCGCCGGCCTCGGCGCGACGCCGACGCAGCTCGGCATCGCCTTCTGCCTGGCCAACCCCGCCACCGCGAACGTGCTCTTCGGGGTGTCGCGGATGGAGCAGCTCGAGGACAACCTCGGCGCCCTCGAGCTGCTGGAACGGGTCGGCGCCGGCGAGCTGCTGGCCGCCACCGCAGGTCTCTGGGTGGACCGGGCCGTCAACGCGGACGGCAGCTGGTAG
- a CDS encoding SDR family NAD(P)-dependent oxidoreductase, which yields MTESRTVLITGGGGGIGRGIAEAFLAQGDRVVLADVNGDAVAAVAAELGAASVALDITDPAAVATTVAAVAADHGPIDVLVNNAGILSVHGAITELAAGAYKAIVDVNIVGTFNVTQAVANQMIAAGTPGTIVNISSIGGKQPTPGMGAYESSKAAVDSLTRWAAIELAGHGIRVNAVAPGPVLTPMLQMGMPAGSPARVAWESRIPLAKFAAVDDIAPAVLFLAGPGAGHITGVSLPVDGGQLLA from the coding sequence GTGACCGAATCCCGTACCGTGCTGATCACCGGCGGAGGCGGCGGCATCGGCCGCGGCATCGCCGAGGCTTTTCTCGCCCAGGGCGACCGCGTCGTGCTCGCCGATGTGAACGGTGACGCCGTCGCCGCCGTCGCCGCCGAGCTCGGCGCGGCATCCGTCGCGCTCGACATCACCGACCCCGCCGCCGTCGCGACAACGGTCGCCGCCGTCGCCGCCGACCATGGCCCCATCGACGTGCTCGTCAACAACGCCGGCATCCTCTCGGTGCACGGCGCCATCACCGAGCTCGCCGCCGGGGCCTACAAGGCGATCGTCGACGTGAATATCGTCGGCACCTTCAATGTGACCCAGGCCGTCGCGAACCAGATGATCGCCGCAGGCACCCCGGGGACGATCGTCAACATCTCCTCGATCGGCGGCAAGCAACCGACGCCGGGCATGGGCGCATACGAGTCGAGCAAGGCTGCCGTTGACTCGCTCACCCGCTGGGCAGCGATCGAGCTCGCCGGCCACGGCATCCGCGTCAACGCGGTCGCCCCCGGCCCCGTTCTGACCCCGATGCTGCAGATGGGGATGCCGGCGGGCTCACCGGCCCGGGTGGCCTGGGAGTCACGCATCCCGCTGGCCAAGTTCGCCGCCGTCGATGACATCGCACCGGCCGTGCTCTTCCTCGCGGGCCCCGGCGCCGGCCACATCACCGGCGTGAGCCTGCCGGTGGATGGGGGTCAGCTGCTGGCCTGA
- a CDS encoding amidohydrolase, whose amino-acid sequence MQRSDRDGSDTPAELVFRGGTVLSLDAADTRGTAVAVRHGRIVLVGGDDEVLPLIGRRTRVIELNGRAVIPGINDSHLHAAWLGAMWPNTVFGDIAGGAPAFEGDPHDAAEAAPLLATAAEIRAAILRAGELAASLGITSYTEPGLGPGEDAGATGCFGQAVLDEYVALEAERALTARVNVLMLYGVLDGPSELHSFTSRLRATERETERPAWLRVAGVKIFADGIPPMLQAWTHRRYPDGSSGGLLVAGLDGDEREANLRQMILAAHRAGFQVGVHATGDRTIEVVADAVAEAMAETATELRHYVIHGDLVTRESLDAMARLGMGINVQAGIAVLTSGWVAGVLGEEVAAAAWPLAEALAAGVSLSLSSDAPVLAPDWREGVAAADVWMGPAAAGAEEQRMLDLLRAYTVTPARQDGADAWKGTLEPKKVADLAVLAVNPLSVTPAELPGVAIDMTVVDGDVVFERAVALVG is encoded by the coding sequence GTGCAGCGATCTGATCGGGATGGATCCGATACCCCAGCCGAACTCGTTTTCCGTGGCGGGACCGTGCTGAGTCTGGATGCCGCGGACACGCGGGGGACGGCGGTTGCGGTGCGTCACGGGCGGATCGTGCTCGTGGGTGGCGATGACGAGGTGCTGCCGCTCATCGGGCGCCGCACCCGAGTGATCGAGCTCAATGGGCGGGCCGTCATCCCCGGCATCAATGATTCGCACCTGCACGCCGCGTGGCTTGGCGCGATGTGGCCGAACACGGTCTTCGGCGACATCGCCGGGGGAGCCCCGGCCTTCGAGGGTGACCCGCACGACGCGGCCGAGGCCGCCCCGCTTCTCGCAACGGCCGCCGAGATCCGGGCCGCCATCTTGCGCGCGGGTGAGCTCGCGGCATCCCTCGGCATCACCAGCTACACCGAGCCGGGGCTCGGCCCCGGCGAGGATGCCGGTGCGACGGGGTGCTTCGGTCAGGCGGTGCTGGATGAGTACGTAGCGCTCGAGGCCGAGCGGGCGCTCACCGCGCGCGTCAATGTGCTCATGCTCTACGGAGTGCTCGATGGTCCGAGCGAGCTGCACAGCTTTACCTCACGGCTGCGCGCCACCGAGCGCGAGACGGAGCGCCCGGCCTGGCTGCGCGTCGCCGGCGTCAAGATCTTCGCCGACGGCATCCCGCCGATGCTCCAGGCCTGGACGCATCGGCGGTACCCGGACGGCTCATCGGGCGGGCTGCTCGTCGCCGGGCTTGATGGCGATGAGCGCGAGGCCAATCTGCGCCAGATGATCCTGGCCGCCCATCGGGCTGGATTCCAGGTCGGTGTGCACGCGACGGGCGACCGCACCATCGAGGTCGTCGCGGACGCCGTGGCCGAGGCGATGGCGGAGACGGCGACGGAGCTGCGTCACTACGTGATCCATGGCGACCTCGTCACGCGCGAATCGTTGGACGCGATGGCGCGGCTCGGCATGGGGATCAACGTGCAGGCCGGCATCGCGGTGCTGACCTCAGGGTGGGTCGCCGGCGTGCTCGGCGAGGAGGTTGCTGCCGCGGCCTGGCCGTTGGCCGAGGCGCTCGCCGCAGGGGTGTCGCTGTCGCTGAGCTCGGACGCGCCCGTTCTCGCGCCGGACTGGCGCGAGGGCGTCGCCGCTGCCGATGTCTGGATGGGGCCGGCCGCCGCCGGCGCCGAGGAACAGCGGATGCTCGACTTGCTGCGCGCATACACGGTCACCCCGGCGAGGCAGGACGGCGCGGACGCGTGGAAGGGCACCCTCGAGCCGAAGAAGGTCGCCGATCTCGCGGTGCTCGCGGTGAATCCGCTGAGCGTCACGCCGGCCGAGCTGCCGGGTGTGGCCATCGACATGACAGTGGTCGACGGTGACGTCGTCTTCGAGCGGGCGGTGGCGCTGGTCGGCTGA